In Aciduliprofundum sp. MAR08-339, a single window of DNA contains:
- a CDS encoding plasma-membrane proton-efflux P-type ATPase, with the protein MHDVNYKSMDVEKVMDVLKTSKNGLSEEEARRRLKRYGLNEIPEKRVNPIIKFLSYFWGPIPWMIEIAAALSILVHHWEDFWIIFSLLILNAIVGFWEEKKAEDVIKYLQNKMAVRARVLRDGRWKVIPGKYLVPGDMVRIRMGDIVPADIKLIEGSFLSVDQSALTGESLPVTKKKGDIIFSSSLVKKGEMTGIVVATGLHTYFGKTVKLVEEAKTVSTFQKMVLRVGNYLILLAIILVSIVFFVALYRQESILDTLRFSLVLTVAAIPAALPAVLSITMAVGAFNLAKKHAIVRKLTAIDELAGVDILCSDKTGTLTKNNLTTGKAVAFGNYSREDVIFYGALASREEDQDPIDLAILKALKDYKLEEKFKDYRQSNFVPFDPVSKRTEAEISGVKNFKVSKGAPQVIISLCKMDEEDKKRVEKIVEGYAKHGFRTLGVAVNFNDHWDFVGIIPLFDPPRPDAPRAIKTIKALGVKVKMVTGDHASIAKHIGEMLGIGKNAISMEELRKKKMEGREIGHIIEKADIFAEVFPEDKYDIVNALQKEGHLVAMTGDGVNDAPALKKADCGIAVSGATDAARAAAAVALLEPGLMVIADAIKEARRIFARMESYVVYRITETVRVLFFIALSILVFNFYPITAVMIVLIALLNDVPILAIAYDNVNVHNRPVKWDMHKVIFLSSVLGFTGVISSFLLFYIAKDVLMLGLGAIQTFIFLKLAVAGHLTIFITRSEKFLWSKPYPGGLLFWSAVATKAIATLIAAFGIFITPINWWLIGLVWGYALLWMFILDQVKAWTLKYIHTLY; encoded by the coding sequence ATGCACGATGTTAATTACAAATCAATGGATGTTGAGAAGGTAATGGATGTATTGAAAACATCAAAAAATGGACTGTCAGAGGAGGAGGCAAGGAGAAGGTTAAAAAGATATGGACTCAACGAAATACCGGAAAAAAGGGTTAACCCGATTATCAAATTTCTCTCGTACTTCTGGGGCCCGATTCCTTGGATGATTGAAATTGCGGCTGCCCTGTCCATTTTGGTGCATCACTGGGAAGATTTCTGGATAATCTTTTCCCTGCTCATCCTGAACGCTATTGTGGGGTTCTGGGAGGAGAAGAAGGCAGAAGACGTGATCAAGTACCTACAGAACAAAATGGCCGTTAGAGCCCGCGTACTACGGGATGGGAGGTGGAAGGTCATACCCGGGAAGTACCTTGTTCCCGGAGACATGGTGCGCATAAGGATGGGTGATATAGTACCTGCAGACATAAAGCTCATTGAAGGTTCATTTCTCTCGGTGGACCAATCTGCCCTGACAGGCGAATCTTTGCCCGTAACCAAGAAAAAGGGAGACATAATATTTTCAAGTTCCCTCGTGAAAAAGGGAGAAATGACGGGCATTGTGGTTGCCACGGGGCTTCACACCTATTTTGGTAAAACCGTAAAACTCGTTGAGGAGGCAAAGACTGTTAGCACTTTCCAGAAAATGGTACTGCGCGTTGGAAACTACCTCATACTTCTCGCCATAATTCTGGTGTCCATTGTATTCTTCGTTGCACTCTACAGACAGGAGAGTATACTGGATACCCTAAGATTCAGCCTCGTGCTCACTGTGGCGGCAATTCCCGCAGCGTTGCCCGCCGTACTATCAATAACCATGGCCGTTGGTGCTTTTAATCTGGCCAAAAAGCATGCCATCGTAAGGAAACTCACAGCCATTGATGAACTTGCTGGAGTGGATATCCTCTGCTCAGACAAAACGGGCACGCTAACAAAGAACAACCTCACCACAGGTAAGGCTGTGGCCTTTGGAAATTACTCAAGGGAGGATGTCATATTTTACGGAGCGCTGGCCTCCAGGGAGGAGGATCAGGATCCAATAGATCTTGCCATTCTCAAGGCTCTTAAGGATTACAAACTGGAAGAAAAGTTCAAAGATTACAGACAGAGCAACTTTGTTCCCTTTGACCCTGTAAGTAAGAGAACCGAGGCTGAAATCTCAGGGGTTAAAAACTTCAAGGTATCCAAAGGTGCGCCCCAGGTTATAATTTCCCTGTGCAAAATGGATGAGGAGGACAAGAAAAGGGTGGAAAAAATAGTTGAGGGTTATGCAAAGCACGGGTTCAGAACACTGGGCGTCGCTGTAAATTTCAATGATCATTGGGATTTTGTGGGAATAATACCCCTCTTTGACCCGCCGAGACCCGATGCTCCCAGGGCAATAAAAACCATAAAAGCTCTGGGTGTGAAGGTGAAGATGGTAACGGGAGACCATGCCTCCATAGCCAAACACATAGGGGAGATGCTTGGAATAGGTAAAAATGCCATATCCATGGAGGAACTCAGAAAGAAAAAGATGGAGGGACGAGAGATAGGGCACATCATAGAAAAGGCAGACATATTTGCAGAGGTTTTTCCGGAGGACAAGTACGATATTGTTAATGCCCTGCAAAAGGAGGGGCACCTGGTAGCGATGACGGGAGATGGTGTTAATGATGCACCTGCACTAAAAAAGGCCGATTGCGGTATAGCGGTTTCTGGGGCAACGGACGCTGCAAGAGCGGCAGCGGCGGTTGCACTTCTCGAACCGGGATTGATGGTAATAGCAGATGCCATAAAGGAAGCAAGAAGGATATTCGCAAGGATGGAGAGTTATGTGGTATACAGAATAACGGAGACAGTTCGAGTTCTATTTTTCATAGCCCTATCCATCCTTGTCTTCAATTTTTATCCAATAACTGCAGTTATGATAGTTCTGATAGCCCTTCTAAACGATGTGCCCATTTTGGCAATTGCCTACGACAACGTGAATGTGCACAATAGGCCGGTTAAATGGGATATGCACAAGGTCATATTCCTCTCCTCCGTACTAGGATTCACAGGGGTGATCAGTTCATTCCTGCTATTTTACATAGCCAAGGATGTTCTTATGCTTGGGTTGGGAGCAATTCAAACGTTCATATTTCTCAAATTAGCCGTGGCTGGACATCTCACAATATTCATCACGAGAAGTGAGAAATTTCTGTGGAGCAAACCATATCCCGGAGGATTGCTTTTCTGGTCAGCGGTTGCCACAAAGGCAATAGCCACCCTCATTGCGGCCTTCGGCATCTTCATAACGCCCATAAACTGGTGGCTCATAGGACTCGTATGGGGCTATGCCCTCCTGTGGATGTTCATTCTTGATCAGGTTAAGGCCTGGACCCTGAAATACATTCACACCCTCTACTGA
- a CDS encoding NAD-dependent deacylase, whose protein sequence is MCHQGLIEILLDAKKIVALTGAGISAESGIPTFRGSGGLWEGYPVEKVATVEGFERDPELVWRFYDEMRINIARAEPNEAHMVLAKMENHYDLWVITQNIDGLHTRAGSRNVIELHGNIWRTKCTECGRVDYNYDVPLREIPPKCGKCGGLLRPDVVWFGEPVYDADKAYKLSEECDVMFVIGTSAQVYPAAYLPRVAWSHGAKIVEINLEKTPVSRYADFVIRKPATVAMREIYQGLLGAFQGE, encoded by the coding sequence ATGTGTCACCAAGGGTTAATAGAGATTCTTCTGGATGCTAAAAAAATAGTTGCTCTGACAGGAGCGGGCATAAGTGCTGAGAGTGGCATACCAACCTTCCGTGGCTCTGGAGGGCTGTGGGAGGGCTATCCCGTGGAGAAGGTTGCAACGGTGGAGGGATTTGAGAGAGATCCTGAACTTGTTTGGAGATTCTACGATGAGATGAGGATCAACATAGCAAGGGCTGAGCCCAACGAGGCCCATATGGTTCTGGCAAAGATGGAGAATCACTACGATTTATGGGTCATAACTCAGAACATAGATGGTCTGCATACGAGGGCAGGAAGCAGAAATGTGATTGAACTGCATGGAAACATATGGCGCACAAAATGCACGGAGTGTGGGAGGGTTGATTACAATTATGATGTGCCTTTAAGGGAGATACCTCCAAAATGCGGGAAATGTGGAGGTTTATTGAGGCCTGATGTTGTTTGGTTCGGTGAGCCAGTCTACGATGCGGATAAAGCGTACAAACTATCGGAGGAGTGCGACGTGATGTTTGTCATAGGCACCTCCGCTCAGGTTTATCCGGCGGCTTACCTGCCACGGGTGGCCTGGAGTCATGGAGCCAAAATTGTTGAGATAAACTTAGAGAAAACACCCGTGAGCAGATACGCAGATTTTGTGATCCGCAAGCCTGCAACCGTGGCTATGAGGGAGATCTATCAAGGGCTACTAGGAGCATTCCAAGGAGAATGA
- a CDS encoding DMT family transporter — MRRVTAIISLFLVSVVWGATFPLVKASLEYITPMGFITLRFLLGFALLALFLLKNLRVKREELLPGLVLSIFLFLGYMFQTIGLKYTSSSHSGFITGLYVVFTPIFAIFLLKEKISLKVAAAILLSLLGLYLLSNMSGGMNFGDFLTLLCAIAYAVQVVLVAKYSRLHDPTELTIIELGFVALFSAGGWGLEGFQIEWSPLMLFGVIFTGIFATGIAILAQTHSQRVLPSSQAAIIYTTEPVFAGIFSYILLGEGLTTRGMVGAILILLGMLLVALDRSPS, encoded by the coding sequence ATGCGTAGAGTCACTGCCATAATATCTCTCTTCCTCGTATCTGTGGTGTGGGGTGCCACATTTCCCCTTGTAAAGGCTTCCCTGGAATACATAACACCAATGGGTTTCATCACCCTCAGATTTCTCTTGGGATTTGCGCTTCTTGCCCTTTTCCTTTTGAAGAATTTGAGGGTAAAAAGGGAGGAACTGCTCCCAGGATTAGTACTCTCCATATTCCTTTTTCTGGGTTATATGTTCCAAACCATAGGGCTTAAGTACACATCCTCATCCCACTCCGGGTTCATCACGGGTCTGTACGTGGTGTTCACACCCATTTTTGCCATATTCCTGCTGAAGGAAAAAATATCACTGAAGGTTGCCGCGGCCATACTTCTTTCTTTGTTGGGACTCTATCTGCTATCAAACATGAGTGGTGGAATGAACTTTGGGGATTTCCTGACACTCCTATGCGCCATCGCCTATGCCGTGCAAGTGGTCCTGGTTGCAAAGTACAGCAGACTACACGATCCCACGGAACTGACCATAATAGAACTGGGATTTGTGGCCCTGTTTTCCGCGGGAGGGTGGGGCCTTGAGGGATTTCAGATTGAGTGGAGCCCACTGATGCTCTTTGGTGTGATATTCACGGGCATATTTGCAACAGGCATTGCGATTCTGGCACAAACACACTCCCAGAGGGTTTTACCCTCATCCCAGGCTGCGATAATATACACAACAGAGCCCGTTTTTGCTGGTATCTTTTCATACATTTTACTGGGGGAGGGACTCACAACGCGGGGAATGGTCGGAGCTATTCTCATTCTCCTTGGAATGCTCCTAGTAGCCCTTGATAGATCTCCCTCATAG
- a CDS encoding 3-isopropylmalate dehydratase small subunit: MKPRKIKGRIWLITDKDGKRIDNIDTDMIFHNRYLYITDMKEMGNYAFSNLPGWEDFPKKAKPGDILVVGRNFGAGSSRQQAVDCFIALGISAIIGESFGAIYKRNVINSGLPLIEAPGIFNSGLSSGDTVEINLETGEILRDGKLVFKAKPMSKVALDIYDAGGIFEYGKRLENA, translated from the coding sequence ATGAAACCAAGAAAAATAAAAGGGAGAATCTGGCTCATCACCGACAAGGATGGAAAAAGGATTGACAATATTGACACGGATATGATTTTCCACAACAGGTATCTCTACATCACCGACATGAAGGAGATGGGCAATTACGCATTCTCAAACCTACCTGGATGGGAGGATTTTCCAAAGAAGGCGAAGCCGGGGGATATTCTAGTGGTTGGACGCAATTTTGGAGCCGGCTCTTCAAGGCAGCAGGCTGTGGATTGTTTCATAGCCCTCGGAATATCGGCAATAATAGGAGAGTCATTTGGAGCCATATACAAGAGAAACGTGATAAACTCAGGCCTGCCACTCATAGAGGCCCCAGGAATATTCAACTCGGGTCTAAGCTCAGGAGATACGGTTGAGATAAACCTGGAAACGGGGGAGATACTCAGGGACGGAAAACTCGTTTTCAAGGCAAAACCCATGTCAAAGGTGGCCCTGGACATATACGACGCTGGAGGAATATTTGAGTACGGAAAGCGGTTGGAAAATGCGTAG